In the Malania oleifera isolate guangnan ecotype guangnan chromosome 1, ASM2987363v1, whole genome shotgun sequence genome, one interval contains:
- the LOC131166627 gene encoding uncharacterized protein LOC131166627 isoform X1: MNLISCSVSSVSCFAMNERIAGIKFMGLLRPKFVLFAGFLWFSVSTYLLPLLRFIIKYFFSERGDSSSQKKKSNSSTFPPKEDIKTNSNNSKLEAEQKFDPDVTELNVLPEKTNQTSSNCIEPEPGEKANSEAKEFKGSEYDGFGKEETSNFGFRFKFQTFEEFCERRRGSGDSVSSEAAIAASTGEYDDFASGKGFGFGSFAKKPEFVNCSVGEVHVHTSDASFDDKGILADRFLSENDFMQLESQAEAIRAEASENSTYNAGWEEVSEKLEAATPTEDEFCGRGQPGNEKNHSDDQDVSDEYQILPDDFFSSDLDSDSESISSSREFSVLSHLIDSNSDDFLSDKDFGGAFEVGNLTDIDGEQVKLINGVLGRKEIHMQALQGTSYGHELDDFKEEDRVIVAEVQKLEEQLIENPDAPNSEFPSGKDFHADKLKTKQVKFGVRDAETSGCSDNYKKPSSKNPEAEDSGDSSGLEMLWEHQELIEQLKMELKKARATGLPTILEESECPKIMEDLKPWKMDDKFHYEDRMDELFKFYKSYTERMRKLDILNYQKMYAVGFLQLKDPLQSVSSRKSAGPAITAFFSQNFQRFKRKKIECDPMMRFIEELYCDLEVVYVGHLCLSWEFLHWQYEKALELWESDPQGIRQYNEVAGEFQQFQVLTQRFLENEPFQGPRVQNYVKNRCVLRNLLQIPVLREDGLKKGRKTRKGPIGEGAITSDMLVEIMEESIRIFWRFVRADKNTSNVSPNKVELQDPKDSELLMDIISNLQKKEKKLKELLRTGNCILKKFQKHQEDGSDHVLYFFSEVDMKLVSRVLHMPRITTEQLVWCGNKLNKINFVNRRIHVEPSFTLFPC; encoded by the exons ATGAATCTCATCAGCTGCTCCGTTTCCTCTGTTTCTTGCTTCGCAATGAATGAGCGCATTGCCGGGATTAAATTCATGGGGCTCCTGAGACCA AAATTTGTGCTCTTCGCGGGCTTTCTGTGGTTCTCTGTCTCCACCTACTTGCTTCCTCTGCTCCGTTTCATCATCAAATACTTCTTTAG CGAACGAGGAGATAGCAGTTCTCAGAAGAAGAAGTCAAATTCTTCGACTTTTCCTCCCAAAGAAGACATTAAAACTAATTCCAATAATTCCAAGCTGGAGGCAGAGCAAAAATTCGATCCTGACGTTACCGAGTTGAATGTTCTTCCTGAGAAAACCAATCAGACTAGCTCGAACTGTATCGAACCAGAGCCAGGGGAGAAAGCAAATTCTGAAGCTAAAGAGTTTAAGGGTTCTGAGTATGATGGGTTCGGTAAAGAAGAGACGTCTAATTTCGGTTTcagatttaaatttcaaacttttgAAGAATTCTGTGAACGTCGGAGAGGCAGTGGAGATTCTGTTAGCTCCGAAGCGGCCATCGCTGCGAGCACCGGTGAGTATGATGACTTCGCGTCTGgcaagggttttggttttggtagCTTCGCCAAAAAACCAGAGTTCGTGAACTGTAGTGTAGGAGAGGTGCATGTACATACGAGTGATGCTTCTTTTGACGATAAAGGGATTCTTGCAGATAGGTTTTTATCCGAAAATGATTTTATGCAACTTGAATCACAAGCAGAAGCCATTCGTGCAGAAGCATCGGAGAATTCCACATACAATGCAGGCTGGGAAGAGGTTTCAGAGAAATTGGAGGCAGCAACACCGACGGAGGATGAGTTCTGTGGAAGGGGACAACCAGGCAATGAGAAGAACCATTCGGACGATCAAGATGTTTCAGATGAATACCAAATTCTTCCTGATGACTTCTTTTCTTCAGATTTGGACTCGGATTCAGAGTCAATTAGTTCGAGCCGGGAGTTTTCTGTTTTAAGTCATTTGATTGATTCAAATAGCGATGATTTTTTATCAGATAAAGATTTTGGAGGAGCATTTGAGGTCGGTAATTTAACAGATATTGATGGTGAGCAGGTGAAATTGATTAATGGTGTATTAGGAAGGAAAGAAATTCACATGCAGGCCTTGCAGGGTACGAGTTATGGACATGAACTGGATGATTTCAAGGAAGAAGACAGAGTAATAGTGGCAGAGGTTCAGAAATTAGAAGAACAACTTATTGAGAATCCAGATGCCCCAAACTCAGAATTTCCGTCTGGGAAGGATTTTCATGCAGATAAACTAAAAACCAAACAGGTTAAATTTGGTGTCAGAGATGCTGAAACATCGGGTTGTTCAGATAATTATAAGAAACCTAGCTCAAAGAATCCAGAGGCAGAGGATTCTGGGGATTCCAGTGGATTGGAAATGTTGTGGGAGCATCAAGAATTAATAGAACAATTGAAGATGGAGCTGAAGAAGGCCAGAGCTACTGGACTGCCCACCATCCTAGAAGAATCCGAGTGTCCGAAGATAATGGAAGACCTGAAGCCATGGAAGATGGACGATAAATTCCATTATGAAGATCGAATGGATGAGCTTTTTAAGTTCTACAAGAGTTACACAGAGAGGATGCGAAAACTGGATATCTTGAATTACCAGAAGATGTATGCAGTAG GTTTTCTCCAGTTGAAAGACCCGCTTCAATCAGTTTCAAGCAGAAAATCTGCAGGTCCGGCGATCACCGCATTTTTCTCGCAGAATTTCCAGCGATTCAAACGCAAGAAGATTGAATGCGACCCCATGATGAGGTTCATTGAAGAATTGTATTGTGACTTGGAAGTGGTCTATGTTGGGCATTTGTGCCTGTCTTGGGAATTCCTGCATTGGCAGTATGAGAAAGCCTTGGAGCTGTGGGAATCAGACCCACAAGGGATTCGTCAGTATAATGAAGTTGCAGGGGAATTTCAGCAGTTTCAAGTGCTCACTCAAAGATTTTTGGAGAACGAGCCCTTTCAAGGGCCAAGAGTTCAAAATTATGTGAAGAATCGTTGCGTTCTACGCAATCTTCTTCAAATTCCGGTATTAAGAG AGGATGGTTTGAAGAAAGGAAGGAAGACAAGGAAGGGGCCAATAGGTGAAGGAGCAATTACAAGCGATATGCTAGTCGAGATCATGGAAGAATCAATAAGAATTTTTTGGCGATTCGTTCGAGCAGACAAAAATACAAGCAACGTTAGCCCAAACAAGGTTGAGCTCCAAGATCCTAAAGACTCGGAACTCTTGATGGATATCATATCAAACCTCCAGAAG AAGGAGAAGAAGCTTAAAGAGCTACTGAGGACAGGGAACTGCATATTGAAGAAGTTCCAAAAGCACCAAGAAGACGGTTCAGATCATGTCCTCTACTTCTTCTCTGAAGTGGATATGAAATTGGTGTCGCGGGTTCTACACATGCCGAGAATCACAACAGAGCAGCTAGTTTGGTGTGGCAACAAATTAAATAAGATTAACTTCGTTAACAGAAGGATACATGTAGAGCCATCATTTACGCTTTTCCCATGCTGA
- the LOC131166627 gene encoding uncharacterized protein LOC131166627 isoform X2, which translates to MNLISCSVSSVSCFAMNERIAGIKFMGLLRPKFVLFAGFLWFSVSTYLLPLLRFIIKYFFSERGDSSSQKKKSNSSTFPPKEDIKTNSNNSKLEAEQKFDPDVTELNVLPEKTNQTSSNCIEPEPGEKANSEAKEFKGSEYDGFGKEETSNFGFRFKFQTFEEFCERRRGSGDSVSSEAAIAASTEASENSTYNAGWEEVSEKLEAATPTEDEFCGRGQPGNEKNHSDDQDVSDEYQILPDDFFSSDLDSDSESISSSREFSVLSHLIDSNSDDFLSDKDFGGAFEVGNLTDIDGEQVKLINGVLGRKEIHMQALQGTSYGHELDDFKEEDRVIVAEVQKLEEQLIENPDAPNSEFPSGKDFHADKLKTKQVKFGVRDAETSGCSDNYKKPSSKNPEAEDSGDSSGLEMLWEHQELIEQLKMELKKARATGLPTILEESECPKIMEDLKPWKMDDKFHYEDRMDELFKFYKSYTERMRKLDILNYQKMYAVGFLQLKDPLQSVSSRKSAGPAITAFFSQNFQRFKRKKIECDPMMRFIEELYCDLEVVYVGHLCLSWEFLHWQYEKALELWESDPQGIRQYNEVAGEFQQFQVLTQRFLENEPFQGPRVQNYVKNRCVLRNLLQIPVLREDGLKKGRKTRKGPIGEGAITSDMLVEIMEESIRIFWRFVRADKNTSNVSPNKVELQDPKDSELLMDIISNLQKKEKKLKELLRTGNCILKKFQKHQEDGSDHVLYFFSEVDMKLVSRVLHMPRITTEQLVWCGNKLNKINFVNRRIHVEPSFTLFPC; encoded by the exons ATGAATCTCATCAGCTGCTCCGTTTCCTCTGTTTCTTGCTTCGCAATGAATGAGCGCATTGCCGGGATTAAATTCATGGGGCTCCTGAGACCA AAATTTGTGCTCTTCGCGGGCTTTCTGTGGTTCTCTGTCTCCACCTACTTGCTTCCTCTGCTCCGTTTCATCATCAAATACTTCTTTAG CGAACGAGGAGATAGCAGTTCTCAGAAGAAGAAGTCAAATTCTTCGACTTTTCCTCCCAAAGAAGACATTAAAACTAATTCCAATAATTCCAAGCTGGAGGCAGAGCAAAAATTCGATCCTGACGTTACCGAGTTGAATGTTCTTCCTGAGAAAACCAATCAGACTAGCTCGAACTGTATCGAACCAGAGCCAGGGGAGAAAGCAAATTCTGAAGCTAAAGAGTTTAAGGGTTCTGAGTATGATGGGTTCGGTAAAGAAGAGACGTCTAATTTCGGTTTcagatttaaatttcaaacttttgAAGAATTCTGTGAACGTCGGAGAGGCAGTGGAGATTCTGTTAGCTCCGAAGCGGCCATCGCTGCGAGCACCG AAGCATCGGAGAATTCCACATACAATGCAGGCTGGGAAGAGGTTTCAGAGAAATTGGAGGCAGCAACACCGACGGAGGATGAGTTCTGTGGAAGGGGACAACCAGGCAATGAGAAGAACCATTCGGACGATCAAGATGTTTCAGATGAATACCAAATTCTTCCTGATGACTTCTTTTCTTCAGATTTGGACTCGGATTCAGAGTCAATTAGTTCGAGCCGGGAGTTTTCTGTTTTAAGTCATTTGATTGATTCAAATAGCGATGATTTTTTATCAGATAAAGATTTTGGAGGAGCATTTGAGGTCGGTAATTTAACAGATATTGATGGTGAGCAGGTGAAATTGATTAATGGTGTATTAGGAAGGAAAGAAATTCACATGCAGGCCTTGCAGGGTACGAGTTATGGACATGAACTGGATGATTTCAAGGAAGAAGACAGAGTAATAGTGGCAGAGGTTCAGAAATTAGAAGAACAACTTATTGAGAATCCAGATGCCCCAAACTCAGAATTTCCGTCTGGGAAGGATTTTCATGCAGATAAACTAAAAACCAAACAGGTTAAATTTGGTGTCAGAGATGCTGAAACATCGGGTTGTTCAGATAATTATAAGAAACCTAGCTCAAAGAATCCAGAGGCAGAGGATTCTGGGGATTCCAGTGGATTGGAAATGTTGTGGGAGCATCAAGAATTAATAGAACAATTGAAGATGGAGCTGAAGAAGGCCAGAGCTACTGGACTGCCCACCATCCTAGAAGAATCCGAGTGTCCGAAGATAATGGAAGACCTGAAGCCATGGAAGATGGACGATAAATTCCATTATGAAGATCGAATGGATGAGCTTTTTAAGTTCTACAAGAGTTACACAGAGAGGATGCGAAAACTGGATATCTTGAATTACCAGAAGATGTATGCAGTAG GTTTTCTCCAGTTGAAAGACCCGCTTCAATCAGTTTCAAGCAGAAAATCTGCAGGTCCGGCGATCACCGCATTTTTCTCGCAGAATTTCCAGCGATTCAAACGCAAGAAGATTGAATGCGACCCCATGATGAGGTTCATTGAAGAATTGTATTGTGACTTGGAAGTGGTCTATGTTGGGCATTTGTGCCTGTCTTGGGAATTCCTGCATTGGCAGTATGAGAAAGCCTTGGAGCTGTGGGAATCAGACCCACAAGGGATTCGTCAGTATAATGAAGTTGCAGGGGAATTTCAGCAGTTTCAAGTGCTCACTCAAAGATTTTTGGAGAACGAGCCCTTTCAAGGGCCAAGAGTTCAAAATTATGTGAAGAATCGTTGCGTTCTACGCAATCTTCTTCAAATTCCGGTATTAAGAG AGGATGGTTTGAAGAAAGGAAGGAAGACAAGGAAGGGGCCAATAGGTGAAGGAGCAATTACAAGCGATATGCTAGTCGAGATCATGGAAGAATCAATAAGAATTTTTTGGCGATTCGTTCGAGCAGACAAAAATACAAGCAACGTTAGCCCAAACAAGGTTGAGCTCCAAGATCCTAAAGACTCGGAACTCTTGATGGATATCATATCAAACCTCCAGAAG AAGGAGAAGAAGCTTAAAGAGCTACTGAGGACAGGGAACTGCATATTGAAGAAGTTCCAAAAGCACCAAGAAGACGGTTCAGATCATGTCCTCTACTTCTTCTCTGAAGTGGATATGAAATTGGTGTCGCGGGTTCTACACATGCCGAGAATCACAACAGAGCAGCTAGTTTGGTGTGGCAACAAATTAAATAAGATTAACTTCGTTAACAGAAGGATACATGTAGAGCCATCATTTACGCTTTTCCCATGCTGA